One genomic window of Scatophagus argus isolate fScaArg1 chromosome 16, fScaArg1.pri, whole genome shotgun sequence includes the following:
- the LOC124073326 gene encoding uncharacterized protein LOC124073326, with the protein MDLLPEQVDSTMTDNDWEDLLSILKSAGVDLVDEAPNTLPPSTSPQPSTSHAPVNAETELQEADCGVADNSWEDLLSILKSAGVDLVDEAPHTPPSTSPPPVNAEKRHNTYPQHPPSAQQSSSKTDPQESDNNVADQIWGELHSILKSDGFDLLDDAPDLLPLSPSFSPSPPPPVHAELEEGGYGGCSSLGAAPQRVKQQSQLSTAPPMNYAPRQEDMQPGHLHSQAGASSQGQHNSIPVTGFLEGNQSLRYVGLWNGQPLYEICAPAVFAAPPADASKSK; encoded by the exons ATGGATCTGTTACCTGAGCAGGTTGACAGCACCATGACAGATAACGACTGGGAAGACTTGCTGTCTATTCTCAAGTCGGCTGGAGTAGATTTAGTGGATGAAGCGCCGAATACTCTACCACCATCTACTTCACCCCAACCTTCAACTTCACATGCTCCTGTCAATGCTGAGACGGAGCTCCAGGAGGCTGACTGTGGTGTAGCAGACAATTCCTGGGAAGACTTGCTGTCTATTCTCAAGTCTGCTGGAGTTGATTTAGTGGATGAAGCACCTCACACTCCACCTTCAacctcacctcctcctgtcaATGCTGAGAAGAGGCACAATACCTACCCTCAACACCCACCCTCAGCACAACAATCATCCTCCAAAACGGATCCTCAAGAGTCTGACAATAACGTTGCAGATCAGATCTGGGGAGAGTTGCACTCCATTCTCAAGTCGGATGGATTTGATCTTCTGGATGACGCACCCGACCTGCTGCCTCTTTCACCTTCATTttcaccttcacctcctcctcctgtccatgctgagctggaggagggaggataTGGTGGCTGTAGCTCCCTGGGAGCAGCTCCTCAGAGGGTCAAGCAGCAAAGTCAATTGTCGACAGCTCCCCCCATGAACTATGCACCACGTCAAGAAGACATGCAGCCAGGTCACCTGCACAGTCAGGCAGGTGCTTCCAGTCAGGGACAG cACAACAGCATACCAGTGACGGGGTTCCTTGAAGGCAACCAGAGCCTGCGTTATGTAGGACTGTG gAATGGACAGCCGCTGTATGAGATTTGTGCTCCTGCTGTCTttgctgctcctccagcagaCGCATCCAAATCAAAGTAA
- the LOC124074035 gene encoding uncharacterized protein LOC124074035, which yields MDLLPEQVDSTMTDNDWEDLLSILKSTGVDLVDEAPNTLPPSTSPQPSTSHAPLNAETELQEADCGVADNSWEDLLSILKSAGVDLVDEAPNTLPPSTSPQPSTSHAPVNAETELQEADCGVADNSWEDLLSILKSAGVDLVDEAPHTPPSTSPPPVNAEKRHNTYPQHPPSAQQSSSKMDPQESDNNVADQIWGELHSILKSDGFDLLDDAPDLLPLSPSFSPSPPPPVHAELEEGGYGGCSSLGAAPQRVEQQSQLLTAPPMNYAPRQEDMQPGHLHGQAGASSQGQQHSIPVTGFLEGNQSLRYVGLWNGQPLYEICAPAVVAAPPADASKSKKRKRQNQQEGGQYIKKPPNAFMLFLKEQRPHVEAEIRSRGNAAVNTVLGQKWKSLSQEQQATYYEQADRERRLHAQQHPEWSSSHNYGKKRKRERRRKPTCAEDETQQAKKVCVTPVQTAVMEALVPQTDVFEPHAHAGAFEPHAYAGVLEPHTQTDVFEPHRHTDVFEPHRHTDVFEPHRHTDVFEPHRHTDVFEPHRHTDVFGPHRHTDVFGPHRHTDVLEPSIQYVTLSLPPDWMFQQQLPVHSPPPTHTQTSISQSQTSYPANDGAARAPSNHCTASAAHGQTQCPP from the exons ATGGATCTGTTACCTGAGCAGGTTGACAGCACCATGACAGATAACGACTGGGAAGACTTGCTGTCTATTCTCAAGTCGACTGGAGTAGATTTAGTGGATGAAGCGCCGAATACTCTACCACCATCTACTTCACCCCAACCTTCAACTTCACATGCTCCTCTCAATGCTGAGACGGAGCTCCAGGAGGCTGACTGTGGTGTAGCAGACAATTCCTGGGAAGACTTGCTGTCTATTCTCAAGTCGGCTGGAGTAGATTTAGTGGATGAAGCGCCGAATACTCTACCACCATCTACTTCACCCCAACCTTCAACTTCACATGCTCCTGTCAATGCTGAGACGGAGCTCCAGGAGGCTGACTGTGGTGTAGCAGACAATTCCTGGGAAGACTTGCTGTCTATTCTCAAGTCTGCTGGAGTAGATTTAGTGGATGAAGCACCTCACACTCCACCTTCAacctcacctcctcctgtcaATGCTGAGAAGAGGCACAATACCTACCCTCAACACCCACCCTCAGCACAACAATCATCCTCCAAAATGGATCCTCAAGAGTCTGACAATAACGTTGCAGATCAGATCTGGGGAGAGTTGCACTCCATTCTCAAGTCGGATGGATTTGATCTTCTGGATGACGCACCCGACCTGCTGCCTCTTTCACCTTCATTttcaccttcacctcctcctcctgtccatgctgagctggaggagggaggataTGGTGGCTGTAGCTCCCTGGGAGCAGCTCCTCAGAGGGTCGAGCAGCAAAGTCAATTGTTGACAGCTCCCCCCATGAACTATGCACCACGTCAAGAAGACATGCAGCCAGGTCACCTGCACGGTCAGGCAGGTGCTTCCAGTCAGGGACAG cAACACAGCATACCAGTGACGGGGTTCCTTGAAGGCAACCAGAGCCTGCGTTATGTAGGACTGTG gAATGGACAGCCGCTGTATGAGATTTGTGCTCCTGCTGTCGTTGCGGCTCCTCCAGCAGACGCGTCCAAATCAAA AAAGAGAAAGCGTCAAAACCAGCAGGAGGGCGGTCAGTATATAAAGAAGCCCCCAAACGCCTTCATGCTGTTCCTGAAGGAGCAAAGGCCACACGTTGAGGCCGAAATCAGAAGCCGAGGGAATGCGGCTGTAAACACGGTCCTGGGACAGAAG TGGAAGTCACTGTCACAGGAACAGCAGGCCACATATTACGAACAGGCCGACAGAGAAAGACGGCTCCACGCCCAGCAGCACCCGGAGTGGTCGTCCAGTCACAACTAT ggcaaaaagaggaagagagaaagaagaaggaagccCACCTGTGCTGAAG atgaaacacagcaggccaagaaagtgtgtgtgactccagtgcagacagcagtgatggAGGCCTTGGTCCcacagacagatgtgtttgAGCCTCACGCACACGCAGGTGCGTTCGAGCCTCACGCATACGCAGGTGTGCTCgagcctcacacacaaacagatgtgttcgagcctcacagacacacagatgtgttcgagcctcacagacacacagatgtgttcgagcctcacagacacacagatgtgttcgagcctcacagacacacagatgtgttcgagcctcacagacacacagatgtgttcgggcctcacagacacacagatgtgttcgggcctcacagacacacagatgtgttagAGCCCAGCATTCAGTATGTGACGTTGTCCCTGCCTCCTGACTGGATGTTCCAGCAACAGCTTCCAGTTCATTCGCCTCCAccaactcacacacagacgtcTATCAGCCAGTCACAGACAAGCTACCCAGCCAATGACGGAGCAGCTCGAGCTCCTTCCAATCACTGCACAGCCTCAGCTGCACATGGACAGACTCAGTGTCCTCCGTAg
- the LOC124073100 gene encoding phosphoinositide 3-kinase regulatory subunit 5-like isoform X1, whose amino-acid sequence MDVGMPLQKRMQKTEQSSCTEDRIQHVLERCLCDLGLDTPDKQLWNAGLCINRWCLEELVKRDPHNFLILLQKILRKTKQVLEQSLYELVVPLTLLFSSTLLKAPRVAPDCGILQEAYLLFHSFLAWPEPCSSASKRLLNIIQQELRAPGISFQRLVRTEQGVSPDTHSSKTITVLLVSPDEDVPPEVQSVSEQLSSTQHSSRDVTIILILHSLQAALGTKHDLQALHTALLAKRPEELKQLMEAVTDSMETAASTADLSTARQGLLHSMERLRASLAAPAPAPADCCQDTGTVETLMLPFPKCHTCSWENDTFDFLNHILTGQSDLDSFADCFLKIEIDEDDNNDISVDEEEHEFQNHRISTASSSPTEFSYSLSSSWSAFSTPSGSSGVESDFSEETTQEDTEEGQDSQPRLRRKPKKKSRSLLGIERLSLLFKNPRSPNICRRAQSMAFRADFSKDFQKTGAQFKPSRSTCKQVHPLHGSTAALDPLSPKKHMCVRRRPILSCNEGDVAEVPTTLVKVVVFGGDREAGRLARAYSDLQQKESKCPRLTKICKLQFYFVPTKRKTIGSLQTEGQIGSSTKAAAPGESNGSILEDSTTDIAQMLGVIDPWYERNVLNLLSLSSHVLCQAACKEGDDVPVSGGSTESLSLLADLVLYYCRHADQPVLVQLYQAELTLAGGERRREVFIHSLELGHTAGIRAVKAMGAASKRFGIDKEREAVPLTLSVAYNKVAVSGRSQWIQTDMVCTSINLYKSCKTPEQLDSRIESLQLTMTEVLKRQCSKAKRGYNQHISVSEVKVDKVQVNGGEDGTTFAVCLDQDEKKFIQSVTRCEVSLCCKPGSSSDWRTYKPSPGQVQPLHPSYCSLLCLPITSFSALYT is encoded by the exons ATGGATGTTGGGATGCCTCTACAGAAGAGGATGcagaagacagagcagagttCGTGTACAGAGGACCGAATCCAGCATGTCCTTGAACGTTGCCTCTGTGACCTCGGTCTTGACACTCCTGACAAACAACTCTGGAACG CCGGCTTGTGCATAAACCGCTGGTGTTTGGAGGAACTTGTGAAGAGAGATCCCCACAACTTCCTCATCCTTCTACAGAAAAtactgaggaaaacaaaacag GTACTAGAGCAAAGTCTGTATGAACTGGTGGTGCCCCTCACGCTCTTGTTCTCTTCAACCCTCCTAAAA GCTCCTCGTGTGGCTCCAGACTGCGGCATCCTGCAGGAGGCCTACCTGTTGTTCCATAGTTTCCTGGCCTGGCCTGAGCCGTGTTCCTCTGCCAGTAAACGCCTGCTGAATATCATCCAGCAGGAGCTCAGAGCCCCAG GTATTTCATTTCAGAGACTGGTAAGAACTGAGCAGGGTGTTTCCCCTGACACTCACAGCTCTAAAACCAT tacAGTGCTGTTAGTGAGCCCAGATGAGGACGTCCCTCCAGAGGTCCAGTCTGTCTCCGAACAGCTGAGTAGCACTCAGCACTCCAGCAGAGACGTCACTATCATCCTCATCCTTCACAGCTTACAGGCTGCTCTGGGCACCAAACACGACCTTCAGGCACTCCACACAGCCCTGCTG GCAAAGCGGCCTGAGGAGCTGAAGCAGCTCATGGAGGCAGTGACGGACAGCATGGAGACAGCAGCCTCTACAGCAGATCTCAGCACAGCTAGACAAGGTCTGCTACACAGCATGGAGAGGCTCAGAGCAAGCcttgctgctcctgctcctgctcctgctgattGTTGCCAGGATACTG GGACTGTTGAGACTTTGATGCTCCCCTTCCCCAAATGTCACACGTGCTCCTGGGAAAACGATACCTTTG ATTTTCTGAATCACATTCTCACAGGCCAGTCCGACCTGGACTCATTTGCAGACTGTTTCCTGAAAATAGAAATAGACGAGGATGATAATAATGACATCAGTGTGGACGAGGAGGAACATGAGTTTCAAAACCATCGTATCTCCACTGCCTCTTCTTCCCCGACGGAGTTCAGCTACTCCCTGTCTTCCAGCTGGTCTGCATTCTCTACGCCATCTGGCTCATCAGGTGTGGAAAGTGACTTTAGCGAGGAGACAACACAGGAGGACACGGAGGAAGGACAAGATAGCCAACCAAGGCTTCGAAGAAAACCCAAAAAGAAGTCCAGATCCCTCCTAGGCATTGAACGCTTGTCCTTGCTTTTTAAGAATCCCCGCAGCCCAAACATTTGCCGCCGTGCCCAGAGTATGGCCTTCCGGGCGGATTTTAGCAAAGACTTTCAAAAAACTGGGGCACAGTTCAAACCTTCCAGGTCCACATGCAAACAAGTTCATCCTCTGCATGGGTCCACTGCCGCCCTGGATCCTCTTTCCCCCAAGAAGCATATGTGTGTCCGCAGGAGGCCGATCCTGAGCTGCAATGAAGGTGATGTGGCAGAAGTACCTACTACCCTGGTCAAAGTGGTGGTCTTTGGAGGTGACCGAGAGGCTGGCAGGCTGGCCAGGGCATACAGCGacctgcagcagaaagagagcaaaTGTCCACGACTGACCAAGATATGTAAACTGCAGTTTTACTTTGTTCCcaccaaaaggaaaacaataGGAAGCTTACAGACTGAAGGGCAGATAGGAAGTTCAACCAAAGCTGCAGCTCCTGGG GAGTCCAATGGCAGCATACTGGAGGACAGTACAACTGACATAGCACAGATGTTGGGTGTGATCGACCCCTGGTACGAGAGGAATGTCCTCAATCTGCTCAGCCTGTCCTCTCATGTCCTTTGCCAG GCTGCCTGTAAGGAAGGTGATGATGTTCCGGTGAGCGGTGGCAGCACGGAGAGTCTGTCTCTGCTGGCTGACTTAGTGCTTTATTACTGTAGACATGCGGACCAACCTGTTCTGGTGCAGCTCTACCAGGctgag CTGACCCtggctggaggagagaggagaagggaagtGTTTATTCACTCTCTGGAGCTCGGACACACTGCTGGAATCAGAGCTGTTAAGGCCATGG gtgcTGCCAGCAAAAGGTTCGGGATTGATAAAGAAAGGGAGGCTGTCCCCTTAACTCTGAGTGTTGCCTACAACAAG GTGGCTGTGAGTGGGAGGAGTCAGTGGATCCAGACAGACATGGTTTGCACATCAATAAATCTGTACAAATCCTGCAAGACACCTGAACAGCTAG ATTCCAGAATAGAAAGTCTACAGCTGACAATGACAGAAGTCCTGAAGAGGCAGTGCTCCAAGGCAAAAAGGGGCTACAACCAG CACATCTCTGTATCAGAGGTGAAGGTGGACAAGGTGCAGGTGAACGGTGGAGAAGATGGAACAACTTTTGCCGTGTGTCTGGATCAGGATGAGAAGAAGTTCATTCAAAGTGTCACCAG GTGTGAGgtgtctctgtgctgtaaaCCAGGAAGCAGTTCAGACTGGAGGACCTATAAGCCCTCACCTGGTCAAGTCCAGCCTCTACACCCATCCTACTGCTCTTTGCTCTGTCTTCCTATtacttctttctctgccttATATACTTGA
- the LOC124073535 gene encoding sex-determining region Y protein-like: MNKKRKRQNQQEGGQYIKKPPNAFMLFLNEQRPHVEAEIRSRGNAAVNTVLGQKWKSLSQEQQATYYEQADRERRLHAQQHPEWSSSHNYGKKRKRERRRKPTCAEDETQQAKKVCVTPVQTAVTEALVPQTDVFEPHAHAGAFEPHAYAGVFEPHVHTDVFEPHRHTDVFEPHVHTDVFEPHRHTDVFEPHRHTDVFEPHRHTDVFEPHRHTDVFEPHRHTDVLEPSIQYVTLSLPPDWMFQQQLPVHSPPPTHTQTYISQSQTSYPANDGAARAPSNHCTASAAHGQTQYT, translated from the exons ATGAATAA AAAGAGAAAGCGTCAAAACCAGCAGGAGGGCGGTCAGTATATAAAGAAGCCCCCAAACGCCTTCATGCTGTTCCTGAATGAGCAAAGGCCACACGTTGAGGCCGAAATCAGAAGCCGAGGGAATGCGGCTGTAAACACGGTCCTGGGACAGAAG TGGAAGTCACTGTCACAGGAACAGCAGGCCACATATTACGAACAGGCCGACAGAGAAAGACGGCTCCACGCCCAGCAGCACCCGGAGTGGTCGTCCAGTCACAACTAT ggcaaaaagaggaagagagaaagaagaaggaagccCACCTGTGCTGAAG atgaaacacagcaggccaagaaagtgtgtgtgactccagtgcagacagcagtgacGGAGGCCTTGGTCCcacagacagatgtgtttgAGCCTCACGCACACGCAGGTGCGTTCGAGCCTCACGCATACGCAGGTGTGTTCGAGCCTCAcgtacacacagatgtgttcgagcctcacagacacacagatgtgttcgagcctcacgtacacacagatgtgttcgagcctcacagacacacagatgtgttcgagcctcacagacacacagatgtgttcgagcctcacagacacacagatgtgtttgagcctcacagacacacagatgtgttcgagcctcacagacacacagatgtgttagAGCCCAGCATTCAGTATGTGACGTTGTCCCTGCCTCCTGACTGGATGTTCCAGCAACAGCTTCCAGTTCATTCGCCTCCAccaactcacacacagacgtatATCAGCCAGTCACAGACAAGCTACCCAGCCAATGACGGAGCAGCTCGAGCCCCTTCCAATCACTGCACAGCCTCAGCTGCACATGGACAGACTCAGTATACATAG
- the LOC124073100 gene encoding phosphoinositide 3-kinase regulatory subunit 5-like isoform X2 codes for MQKTEQSSCTEDRIQHVLERCLCDLGLDTPDKQLWNAGLCINRWCLEELVKRDPHNFLILLQKILRKTKQVLEQSLYELVVPLTLLFSSTLLKAPRVAPDCGILQEAYLLFHSFLAWPEPCSSASKRLLNIIQQELRAPGISFQRLVRTEQGVSPDTHSSKTITVLLVSPDEDVPPEVQSVSEQLSSTQHSSRDVTIILILHSLQAALGTKHDLQALHTALLAKRPEELKQLMEAVTDSMETAASTADLSTARQGLLHSMERLRASLAAPAPAPADCCQDTGTVETLMLPFPKCHTCSWENDTFDFLNHILTGQSDLDSFADCFLKIEIDEDDNNDISVDEEEHEFQNHRISTASSSPTEFSYSLSSSWSAFSTPSGSSGVESDFSEETTQEDTEEGQDSQPRLRRKPKKKSRSLLGIERLSLLFKNPRSPNICRRAQSMAFRADFSKDFQKTGAQFKPSRSTCKQVHPLHGSTAALDPLSPKKHMCVRRRPILSCNEGDVAEVPTTLVKVVVFGGDREAGRLARAYSDLQQKESKCPRLTKICKLQFYFVPTKRKTIGSLQTEGQIGSSTKAAAPGESNGSILEDSTTDIAQMLGVIDPWYERNVLNLLSLSSHVLCQAACKEGDDVPVSGGSTESLSLLADLVLYYCRHADQPVLVQLYQAELTLAGGERRREVFIHSLELGHTAGIRAVKAMGAASKRFGIDKEREAVPLTLSVAYNKVAVSGRSQWIQTDMVCTSINLYKSCKTPEQLDSRIESLQLTMTEVLKRQCSKAKRGYNQHISVSEVKVDKVQVNGGEDGTTFAVCLDQDEKKFIQSVTRCEVSLCCKPGSSSDWRTYKPSPGQVQPLHPSYCSLLCLPITSFSALYT; via the exons ATGcagaagacagagcagagttCGTGTACAGAGGACCGAATCCAGCATGTCCTTGAACGTTGCCTCTGTGACCTCGGTCTTGACACTCCTGACAAACAACTCTGGAACG CCGGCTTGTGCATAAACCGCTGGTGTTTGGAGGAACTTGTGAAGAGAGATCCCCACAACTTCCTCATCCTTCTACAGAAAAtactgaggaaaacaaaacag GTACTAGAGCAAAGTCTGTATGAACTGGTGGTGCCCCTCACGCTCTTGTTCTCTTCAACCCTCCTAAAA GCTCCTCGTGTGGCTCCAGACTGCGGCATCCTGCAGGAGGCCTACCTGTTGTTCCATAGTTTCCTGGCCTGGCCTGAGCCGTGTTCCTCTGCCAGTAAACGCCTGCTGAATATCATCCAGCAGGAGCTCAGAGCCCCAG GTATTTCATTTCAGAGACTGGTAAGAACTGAGCAGGGTGTTTCCCCTGACACTCACAGCTCTAAAACCAT tacAGTGCTGTTAGTGAGCCCAGATGAGGACGTCCCTCCAGAGGTCCAGTCTGTCTCCGAACAGCTGAGTAGCACTCAGCACTCCAGCAGAGACGTCACTATCATCCTCATCCTTCACAGCTTACAGGCTGCTCTGGGCACCAAACACGACCTTCAGGCACTCCACACAGCCCTGCTG GCAAAGCGGCCTGAGGAGCTGAAGCAGCTCATGGAGGCAGTGACGGACAGCATGGAGACAGCAGCCTCTACAGCAGATCTCAGCACAGCTAGACAAGGTCTGCTACACAGCATGGAGAGGCTCAGAGCAAGCcttgctgctcctgctcctgctcctgctgattGTTGCCAGGATACTG GGACTGTTGAGACTTTGATGCTCCCCTTCCCCAAATGTCACACGTGCTCCTGGGAAAACGATACCTTTG ATTTTCTGAATCACATTCTCACAGGCCAGTCCGACCTGGACTCATTTGCAGACTGTTTCCTGAAAATAGAAATAGACGAGGATGATAATAATGACATCAGTGTGGACGAGGAGGAACATGAGTTTCAAAACCATCGTATCTCCACTGCCTCTTCTTCCCCGACGGAGTTCAGCTACTCCCTGTCTTCCAGCTGGTCTGCATTCTCTACGCCATCTGGCTCATCAGGTGTGGAAAGTGACTTTAGCGAGGAGACAACACAGGAGGACACGGAGGAAGGACAAGATAGCCAACCAAGGCTTCGAAGAAAACCCAAAAAGAAGTCCAGATCCCTCCTAGGCATTGAACGCTTGTCCTTGCTTTTTAAGAATCCCCGCAGCCCAAACATTTGCCGCCGTGCCCAGAGTATGGCCTTCCGGGCGGATTTTAGCAAAGACTTTCAAAAAACTGGGGCACAGTTCAAACCTTCCAGGTCCACATGCAAACAAGTTCATCCTCTGCATGGGTCCACTGCCGCCCTGGATCCTCTTTCCCCCAAGAAGCATATGTGTGTCCGCAGGAGGCCGATCCTGAGCTGCAATGAAGGTGATGTGGCAGAAGTACCTACTACCCTGGTCAAAGTGGTGGTCTTTGGAGGTGACCGAGAGGCTGGCAGGCTGGCCAGGGCATACAGCGacctgcagcagaaagagagcaaaTGTCCACGACTGACCAAGATATGTAAACTGCAGTTTTACTTTGTTCCcaccaaaaggaaaacaataGGAAGCTTACAGACTGAAGGGCAGATAGGAAGTTCAACCAAAGCTGCAGCTCCTGGG GAGTCCAATGGCAGCATACTGGAGGACAGTACAACTGACATAGCACAGATGTTGGGTGTGATCGACCCCTGGTACGAGAGGAATGTCCTCAATCTGCTCAGCCTGTCCTCTCATGTCCTTTGCCAG GCTGCCTGTAAGGAAGGTGATGATGTTCCGGTGAGCGGTGGCAGCACGGAGAGTCTGTCTCTGCTGGCTGACTTAGTGCTTTATTACTGTAGACATGCGGACCAACCTGTTCTGGTGCAGCTCTACCAGGctgag CTGACCCtggctggaggagagaggagaagggaagtGTTTATTCACTCTCTGGAGCTCGGACACACTGCTGGAATCAGAGCTGTTAAGGCCATGG gtgcTGCCAGCAAAAGGTTCGGGATTGATAAAGAAAGGGAGGCTGTCCCCTTAACTCTGAGTGTTGCCTACAACAAG GTGGCTGTGAGTGGGAGGAGTCAGTGGATCCAGACAGACATGGTTTGCACATCAATAAATCTGTACAAATCCTGCAAGACACCTGAACAGCTAG ATTCCAGAATAGAAAGTCTACAGCTGACAATGACAGAAGTCCTGAAGAGGCAGTGCTCCAAGGCAAAAAGGGGCTACAACCAG CACATCTCTGTATCAGAGGTGAAGGTGGACAAGGTGCAGGTGAACGGTGGAGAAGATGGAACAACTTTTGCCGTGTGTCTGGATCAGGATGAGAAGAAGTTCATTCAAAGTGTCACCAG GTGTGAGgtgtctctgtgctgtaaaCCAGGAAGCAGTTCAGACTGGAGGACCTATAAGCCCTCACCTGGTCAAGTCCAGCCTCTACACCCATCCTACTGCTCTTTGCTCTGTCTTCCTATtacttctttctctgccttATATACTTGA
- the LOC124073985 gene encoding pleckstrin homology domain-containing family F member 1-like yields the protein MDQITFDKENDERIKAVENSFGASGRSLSKSGRILMGQGRLMKQGRRKPQPKDFFLFNDVLVYGSVILNGRFHKNQKIIPLEDIELEDMEDSLDVRNQWLIRTPRKSFFVSAPSHEEKQAWIEHIKECRSGLLQDGSCQRGSSFAVTWIPDRASFRCMRCFNKFTTTKRRHHCRKCGFLVCNSCSKQRAVINHIHPTKRLRVCSLCHTQNKEEDEISRLRGDSAGMNSLEGEDVAASSDEDEGVGMIQCYAQSSWLDTWRSH from the exons ATGGATCAGATAACATTCgataaagaaaatgatgagcGTATCAAAGCAGTGGAGAATTCATTCGGTGCATCAGGGAGGTCCTTGTCCAAATCAGGTCGGATTCTGATGGGACAGGGCCGTCTGATGAAGCAGGGTCGTCGGAAACCCCAGCCTAAGGATTTCTTCCTCTTCAACGATGTTCTTGTGTACGGCAGCGTCATTCTGAACGGCCGCTTTCACAAAAACCAGAAGATAATCCCTCTAG AGGACATTGAGctggaggacatggaggacaGTCTGGATGTGAGGAACCAATGGCTGATCCGTACGCCGCGCAAGTCGTTTTTTGTGTCCGCGCCTTCACACGAGGAGAAGCAGGCCTGGATTGAGCACATCAAAGAGTGCCGGTCAGGCCTGCTGCAGGACGGCAGCTGCCAACGTGGTTCCAGCTTTGCTGTTACCTGGATCCCAGACCGGGCCTCCTTCAGATGCATGCGCTGCTTCAACAAGTTCACAACAACCAAACGTCGACACCATTGCAGAAAATGTGGCTTTCTGGTGTGCAATTCATGCTCCAAACAGCGAGCAGTGATTAACCACATTCATCCCACTAAGAGACTGAGGGTCTGCAGTCTCTGCCACACTcagaacaaagaagaagatgagataTCTCGACTGAGGGGGGACAGTGCTGGAATGAATAGCTTAGAGGGCGAAGATGTGGCAGCATCCAGTGATGAAGACGAGGGAGTGGGAATGATTCAATGCTACGCTCAGAGCAGCTGGCTGGACACTTGGAGGAGCCATTAA